TTCAGTTTTCTGTGAAAGAATCAAATTTTTAAAAATAAGGAGAATGGAAAATGGGCGACTTGTTATTTTCGGTAGAGAATGGAATTGCAAGGATTACTATGAATCGACCCGATAGCTTGAATGCATTTAGCAAGGAAATGATTCTTTCCTGGATGGAAGCATTGGAAACCATTCGTGACTCGGAAGAAATAAGAGTAGTGATCCTTACCGGCAGCGGCAAAGCATTTTGTACTGGCGGAGATATTAAATCCCTGATCAACGGAGGCGGATTCCTGTACGACGATTCGGATGAGAAGGAGGACTTTACCTCAACCGCATTGGCAAGGAAAAATGTGCTATGGAAGAAAGTGCAGAGGATTCCTCTGTTAATGCAAGAAATTGATAAACCTGTAATTGCCTCTATTAACGGATTTGCGGTAGGGGCAGGTTTAGATATGGCATTGATGTGTGATATTCGTATTGCCGCACAAAGTGCCAAGTTAGGAGAAGGATATGTGAAAGTCGGTATAGTCCCTGGAGATGGCGGAGCATACTTTCTGCCGCGAATTGTAGGAATTGACAAGGCTTTGGAAATGTTATGGAGAGGTGATATTCTTACTGCCGAGGAAGCAAAGGAAATTGGCTTGGTTACACATGTAGTTTCTGATGAAGAGTTGACCGATTTTGTTGAGAGCTATGCAGAAAGATTGGCAAACGGCCCTCAACAAGCGATACGGTTTATGAAAAGAGCCGTTTACCAGAGCTTAACGATGGATCTGCGTTCGTCATTGGACATGATTTCCTCAGCAATGGGAATAGTCACAGAACTTCCCGATTTTCATGAGGGCAT
The sequence above is a segment of the Effusibacillus dendaii genome. Coding sequences within it:
- a CDS encoding enoyl-CoA hydratase/isomerase family protein — protein: MGDLLFSVENGIARITMNRPDSLNAFSKEMILSWMEALETIRDSEEIRVVILTGSGKAFCTGGDIKSLINGGGFLYDDSDEKEDFTSTALARKNVLWKKVQRIPLLMQEIDKPVIASINGFAVGAGLDMALMCDIRIAAQSAKLGEGYVKVGIVPGDGGAYFLPRIVGIDKALEMLWRGDILTAEEAKEIGLVTHVVSDEELTDFVESYAERLANGPQQAIRFMKRAVYQSLTMDLRSSLDMISSAMGIVTELPDFHEGILSMAEKRKPNFK